One window of Paenibacillus sp. FSL K6-3182 genomic DNA carries:
- a CDS encoding leucyl aminopeptidase, whose protein sequence is MSIQFTYGVRGTEQANLDAVIRFVSKKELTQSEAVTPIVQPQIDEALRGRYAKGLFKADSEQTEIVPTLGLYPASHIVFVGLDQDGGATSLRLAAAAAAKALKKLQAVNVQVLLSDALVEGQVENLGAESTAQALTEGLLLALHDRQPLKREKAERFSLKEVALVPQGAAASAEEAALWTQGITKGRLYVEGVILARDLTNLPGNDLTPERLAYHAEELARELDLEIEVIDEWSAAEQRMGGLLGVGQGSINPPRMIVIHYKGNPNSEEAWGLIGKGITFDTGGISLKRAEGMQDMISDMGGAAAVLGAIRVIGELKPAINVIAVIPTAENMPSDRAIKPGDVLRMMSGHTVEIVNTDAEGRLVLADGLTTAITRGATKLIDVATLTGAVSVALGTHATGAITNNDELYKQVQLASERAGERIWQLPSYPEYKRQIRSDAADLKNSGGRYAGTITGGLFIGHFAEGLPWVHLDIAGTAWLDSSRGWEPKGATGVMVRTLVELIVQQE, encoded by the coding sequence GCTAAAGGATTGTTTAAAGCGGATTCGGAGCAAACGGAGATTGTGCCGACGCTTGGATTGTATCCTGCGTCTCATATCGTGTTTGTTGGCCTTGATCAGGATGGCGGAGCTACGAGCCTGCGGCTTGCAGCAGCGGCTGCAGCCAAAGCATTGAAAAAATTACAGGCGGTAAATGTGCAAGTACTACTGTCTGATGCACTTGTTGAAGGGCAAGTTGAAAACCTTGGAGCAGAGTCTACTGCACAAGCGCTGACTGAGGGCTTGCTGCTCGCACTTCATGATCGACAGCCGTTAAAACGGGAAAAAGCGGAGCGATTTTCGCTGAAAGAGGTTGCACTCGTACCACAGGGAGCAGCTGCATCAGCGGAGGAAGCCGCTTTATGGACACAAGGGATAACAAAAGGCCGATTGTATGTTGAAGGGGTCATTTTGGCGAGAGACCTTACGAATCTGCCTGGTAATGATCTTACGCCAGAACGGTTGGCGTATCATGCAGAGGAATTAGCGCGTGAGCTTGATTTGGAAATAGAAGTCATTGACGAGTGGAGCGCGGCTGAGCAGCGGATGGGCGGTCTATTAGGCGTTGGACAAGGCAGCATAAATCCACCGCGTATGATCGTTATTCACTATAAAGGCAATCCAAATTCAGAAGAGGCATGGGGACTAATCGGAAAAGGAATTACGTTTGATACGGGCGGTATTTCCTTGAAGAGAGCGGAAGGCATGCAGGATATGATTTCCGATATGGGCGGCGCAGCTGCTGTGCTGGGTGCTATTCGCGTCATTGGAGAGCTGAAACCAGCAATCAACGTTATCGCAGTCATTCCGACAGCTGAGAATATGCCTTCGGACCGAGCGATTAAACCTGGAGATGTGCTGCGCATGATGAGCGGCCATACCGTTGAAATTGTGAATACCGATGCTGAAGGCAGATTAGTGCTGGCAGATGGACTTACGACCGCAATTACAAGGGGAGCAACGAAGCTGATCGATGTGGCAACGTTAACTGGTGCCGTATCCGTAGCCTTGGGCACGCACGCAACAGGCGCTATTACAAACAATGACGAGCTCTACAAACAGGTGCAGCTTGCGTCAGAGAGAGCTGGCGAACGAATCTGGCAGCTTCCTTCTTATCCGGAATATAAGCGGCAGATTAGAAGCGATGCAGCAGATTTGAAAAATAGCGGCGGAAGATATGCCGGTACGATAACCGGCGGATTGTTCATTGGACATTTTGCCGAAGGATTGCCGTGGGTGCATCTCGATATTGCCGGAACTGCATGGCTGGATTCGAGCAGAGGCTGGGAGCCTAAGGGAGCTACCGGTGTCATGGTTAGAACTTTAGTTGAATTGATTGTACAGCAAGAATAA